Proteins encoded together in one Bactrocera neohumeralis isolate Rockhampton chromosome 4, APGP_CSIRO_Bneo_wtdbg2-racon-allhic-juicebox.fasta_v2, whole genome shotgun sequence window:
- the LOC126756563 gene encoding type 2 lactosamine alpha-2,3-sialyltransferase isoform X3, with protein sequence MKKQNYYSIINGVKSGYIKFTTYITISQFVMNFGQMVFRVPALIITYFIIFQIQLIRAQPSQLKRLSILPFTEIFASLPEGTKQISLKAFNQNASTKVKAPKSFPHCTKSQHLSSPWKSSELNRNSGTVVAQQRKRRSVFHIRWNPNEKYVVESREKPAINSSKLSPHPRLKLSKNTKLTFNPKLFMCHDKHLEKCQNKTANFRQHIIHIFERSLIDLKNEPNFYNVHYTPVFASSFEEQYYPSACLLMDAGVKILRRRDPPFHNLEIGKLFPKQKLFRKINDIKTCAIVSSAGSLSGAKLGRFIDSHDIVMRFNDAPTIGYEIDVGSKTTIRVLNSQVVTKPQFNFTHASIFQNVTIAAWDPGKYNTSLSEWSRTADYDLFTNYKLYRHSYPKSRAFLIDPHSVWRLWQSLQTFVGSRPIRRNPPSSGFIGLALLLPYCPHIDFIEYIPSTRLNGRCHYYSKEMNSACTFGAWHPLAAEKLMALDMNSADDISVYQHGILRIRRPDKLLCGFNFLGY encoded by the exons ATTATTACTCGATAATTAACGGCGTGAAGTCCGGATACATCAAATTTACTACATACATCACAATATCACAGTTCGTCATGAACTTTGGTCAAATGGTTTTCAGAGTACCAGCTTTAATCATAacgtattttataatatttcaaatacaattgATTCGCGCTCAGCCTAGCCAACTGAAACGATTGTCCATTTTACCGTTCACCGAAATATTTGCTAGTCTACCGGAAGGAACAAAGCAAATTTCACTAAAAGCTTTCAACCAAAATGCAAGCACAAAAGTCAAAGCACCAAAAAGCTTTCCGCATTGTACGAAAAGCCAGCATTTATCAAGTCCATGGAAAAGCTCCGAGCTGAATCGGAACTCTGGCACAGTGGTTG CTCAACAGCGCAAACGTCGCAGTGTATTTCACATCCGTTGGAACCCTAATGAAAAATATGTGGTAGAGAGTCGTGAGAAACCAGCAATAAACTCTTCAAAACTTTCGCCACATCCACGCCTTAAGCTATCAAAAAATACTAAACTTACATTTAATCCGAAATTATTTATGTGCCATGATAAACATTTGGAGAAATGCCAGAATAAAACTGCGAACTTCCGTCAACACATAATTCACATTTTTGAAAGATCACTAATTGATCTAAAAAATGAGCCCAATTTCTACAACGTACACTACACACCTGTATTTGCAAGTAGTTTCGAAGAACAGTACTATCCATCAGCTTGCCTACTCATGGATGCTGGGGTTAAAATATTACGTCGAAGAGACCCTCCTTTTCACAACTTGGAAATCGGAAAGCTATTccctaaacaaaaattatttcgaaaaataaatgatattaaGACATGCGCAATTGTATCGAGTGCTGGATCGCTTTCCGGTGCAAAATTGGGAAGATTTATTg ATTCCCATGACATAGTGATGCGATTTAATGATGCCCCCACCATTGGATATGAAATAGACGTTGGTAGCAAAACTACAATTAGAGTATTAAACTCTCAG gtCGTTACTAAGCCTCAATTCAATTTTACACACGCATCTATATTTCAAAATGTTACAATTGCTGCCTGGGATCCGGGCAAGTATAACACCTCGTTAAGTGAATGGAGTAGAACTGCCGACTATGACTTATTTACCAACTACAAGTTATATCGACACAGCTATCCAAAGTCGAGAGCATTTCTTATTGACCCTCATTCGGTATGGCGTCTTTGGCAAAGTTTACAAACTTTTGTTGGAAGTCGCCCCATTCGTAGAAATCCACCAAGCTCAGGCTTCATAG GACTCGCTTTGTTATTGCCTTATTGTCCACATATAGATTTTATCGAATATATACCTTCAACTCGTCTAAATGGTCGATGTCACTACTATAGTAAAGAG ATGAATTCGGCTTGTACTTTCGGTGCATGGCATCCATTGGCTGCTGAAAAATTGATGGCTCTGGATATGAATTCAGCAGATGATATATCCGTTTACCAACATGGAATTTTACGCATTCGCCGACCAGATAAATTACTTTGcggatttaattttttgggataTTAA
- the LOC126756563 gene encoding uncharacterized protein LOC126756563 isoform X1 gives MANRVFFDSAFTISSIESKRCPRRGHVNLLNSQKLHEDYYSIINGVKSGYIKFTTYITISQFVMNFGQMVFRVPALIITYFIIFQIQLIRAQPSQLKRLSILPFTEIFASLPEGTKQISLKAFNQNASTKVKAPKSFPHCTKSQHLSSPWKSSELNRNSGTVVAQQRKRRSVFHIRWNPNEKYVVESREKPAINSSKLSPHPRLKLSKNTKLTFNPKLFMCHDKHLEKCQNKTANFRQHIIHIFERSLIDLKNEPNFYNVHYTPVFASSFEEQYYPSACLLMDAGVKILRRRDPPFHNLEIGKLFPKQKLFRKINDIKTCAIVSSAGSLSGAKLGRFIDSHDIVMRFNDAPTIGYEIDVGSKTTIRVLNSQVVTKPQFNFTHASIFQNVTIAAWDPGKYNTSLSEWSRTADYDLFTNYKLYRHSYPKSRAFLIDPHSVWRLWQSLQTFVGSRPIRRNPPSSGFIGLALLLPYCPHIDFIEYIPSTRLNGRCHYYSKEMNSACTFGAWHPLAAEKLMALDMNSADDISVYQHGILRIRRPDKLLCGFNFLGY, from the exons ATTATTACTCGATAATTAACGGCGTGAAGTCCGGATACATCAAATTTACTACATACATCACAATATCACAGTTCGTCATGAACTTTGGTCAAATGGTTTTCAGAGTACCAGCTTTAATCATAacgtattttataatatttcaaatacaattgATTCGCGCTCAGCCTAGCCAACTGAAACGATTGTCCATTTTACCGTTCACCGAAATATTTGCTAGTCTACCGGAAGGAACAAAGCAAATTTCACTAAAAGCTTTCAACCAAAATGCAAGCACAAAAGTCAAAGCACCAAAAAGCTTTCCGCATTGTACGAAAAGCCAGCATTTATCAAGTCCATGGAAAAGCTCCGAGCTGAATCGGAACTCTGGCACAGTGGTTG CTCAACAGCGCAAACGTCGCAGTGTATTTCACATCCGTTGGAACCCTAATGAAAAATATGTGGTAGAGAGTCGTGAGAAACCAGCAATAAACTCTTCAAAACTTTCGCCACATCCACGCCTTAAGCTATCAAAAAATACTAAACTTACATTTAATCCGAAATTATTTATGTGCCATGATAAACATTTGGAGAAATGCCAGAATAAAACTGCGAACTTCCGTCAACACATAATTCACATTTTTGAAAGATCACTAATTGATCTAAAAAATGAGCCCAATTTCTACAACGTACACTACACACCTGTATTTGCAAGTAGTTTCGAAGAACAGTACTATCCATCAGCTTGCCTACTCATGGATGCTGGGGTTAAAATATTACGTCGAAGAGACCCTCCTTTTCACAACTTGGAAATCGGAAAGCTATTccctaaacaaaaattatttcgaaaaataaatgatattaaGACATGCGCAATTGTATCGAGTGCTGGATCGCTTTCCGGTGCAAAATTGGGAAGATTTATTg ATTCCCATGACATAGTGATGCGATTTAATGATGCCCCCACCATTGGATATGAAATAGACGTTGGTAGCAAAACTACAATTAGAGTATTAAACTCTCAG gtCGTTACTAAGCCTCAATTCAATTTTACACACGCATCTATATTTCAAAATGTTACAATTGCTGCCTGGGATCCGGGCAAGTATAACACCTCGTTAAGTGAATGGAGTAGAACTGCCGACTATGACTTATTTACCAACTACAAGTTATATCGACACAGCTATCCAAAGTCGAGAGCATTTCTTATTGACCCTCATTCGGTATGGCGTCTTTGGCAAAGTTTACAAACTTTTGTTGGAAGTCGCCCCATTCGTAGAAATCCACCAAGCTCAGGCTTCATAG GACTCGCTTTGTTATTGCCTTATTGTCCACATATAGATTTTATCGAATATATACCTTCAACTCGTCTAAATGGTCGATGTCACTACTATAGTAAAGAG ATGAATTCGGCTTGTACTTTCGGTGCATGGCATCCATTGGCTGCTGAAAAATTGATGGCTCTGGATATGAATTCAGCAGATGATATATCCGTTTACCAACATGGAATTTTACGCATTCGCCGACCAGATAAATTACTTTGcggatttaattttttgggataTTAA
- the LOC126756563 gene encoding type 2 lactosamine alpha-2,3-sialyltransferase isoform X2: MCGYLNNAGVVVSVQVYIRAYYYSIINGVKSGYIKFTTYITISQFVMNFGQMVFRVPALIITYFIIFQIQLIRAQPSQLKRLSILPFTEIFASLPEGTKQISLKAFNQNASTKVKAPKSFPHCTKSQHLSSPWKSSELNRNSGTVVAQQRKRRSVFHIRWNPNEKYVVESREKPAINSSKLSPHPRLKLSKNTKLTFNPKLFMCHDKHLEKCQNKTANFRQHIIHIFERSLIDLKNEPNFYNVHYTPVFASSFEEQYYPSACLLMDAGVKILRRRDPPFHNLEIGKLFPKQKLFRKINDIKTCAIVSSAGSLSGAKLGRFIDSHDIVMRFNDAPTIGYEIDVGSKTTIRVLNSQVVTKPQFNFTHASIFQNVTIAAWDPGKYNTSLSEWSRTADYDLFTNYKLYRHSYPKSRAFLIDPHSVWRLWQSLQTFVGSRPIRRNPPSSGFIGLALLLPYCPHIDFIEYIPSTRLNGRCHYYSKEMNSACTFGAWHPLAAEKLMALDMNSADDISVYQHGILRIRRPDKLLCGFNFLGY; encoded by the exons ATTATTACTCGATAATTAACGGCGTGAAGTCCGGATACATCAAATTTACTACATACATCACAATATCACAGTTCGTCATGAACTTTGGTCAAATGGTTTTCAGAGTACCAGCTTTAATCATAacgtattttataatatttcaaatacaattgATTCGCGCTCAGCCTAGCCAACTGAAACGATTGTCCATTTTACCGTTCACCGAAATATTTGCTAGTCTACCGGAAGGAACAAAGCAAATTTCACTAAAAGCTTTCAACCAAAATGCAAGCACAAAAGTCAAAGCACCAAAAAGCTTTCCGCATTGTACGAAAAGCCAGCATTTATCAAGTCCATGGAAAAGCTCCGAGCTGAATCGGAACTCTGGCACAGTGGTTG CTCAACAGCGCAAACGTCGCAGTGTATTTCACATCCGTTGGAACCCTAATGAAAAATATGTGGTAGAGAGTCGTGAGAAACCAGCAATAAACTCTTCAAAACTTTCGCCACATCCACGCCTTAAGCTATCAAAAAATACTAAACTTACATTTAATCCGAAATTATTTATGTGCCATGATAAACATTTGGAGAAATGCCAGAATAAAACTGCGAACTTCCGTCAACACATAATTCACATTTTTGAAAGATCACTAATTGATCTAAAAAATGAGCCCAATTTCTACAACGTACACTACACACCTGTATTTGCAAGTAGTTTCGAAGAACAGTACTATCCATCAGCTTGCCTACTCATGGATGCTGGGGTTAAAATATTACGTCGAAGAGACCCTCCTTTTCACAACTTGGAAATCGGAAAGCTATTccctaaacaaaaattatttcgaaaaataaatgatattaaGACATGCGCAATTGTATCGAGTGCTGGATCGCTTTCCGGTGCAAAATTGGGAAGATTTATTg ATTCCCATGACATAGTGATGCGATTTAATGATGCCCCCACCATTGGATATGAAATAGACGTTGGTAGCAAAACTACAATTAGAGTATTAAACTCTCAG gtCGTTACTAAGCCTCAATTCAATTTTACACACGCATCTATATTTCAAAATGTTACAATTGCTGCCTGGGATCCGGGCAAGTATAACACCTCGTTAAGTGAATGGAGTAGAACTGCCGACTATGACTTATTTACCAACTACAAGTTATATCGACACAGCTATCCAAAGTCGAGAGCATTTCTTATTGACCCTCATTCGGTATGGCGTCTTTGGCAAAGTTTACAAACTTTTGTTGGAAGTCGCCCCATTCGTAGAAATCCACCAAGCTCAGGCTTCATAG GACTCGCTTTGTTATTGCCTTATTGTCCACATATAGATTTTATCGAATATATACCTTCAACTCGTCTAAATGGTCGATGTCACTACTATAGTAAAGAG ATGAATTCGGCTTGTACTTTCGGTGCATGGCATCCATTGGCTGCTGAAAAATTGATGGCTCTGGATATGAATTCAGCAGATGATATATCCGTTTACCAACATGGAATTTTACGCATTCGCCGACCAGATAAATTACTTTGcggatttaattttttgggataTTAA
- the LOC126756563 gene encoding beta-galactoside alpha-2,6-sialyltransferase 1 isoform X4, whose protein sequence is MNFGQMVFRVPALIITYFIIFQIQLIRAQPSQLKRLSILPFTEIFASLPEGTKQISLKAFNQNASTKVKAPKSFPHCTKSQHLSSPWKSSELNRNSGTVVAQQRKRRSVFHIRWNPNEKYVVESREKPAINSSKLSPHPRLKLSKNTKLTFNPKLFMCHDKHLEKCQNKTANFRQHIIHIFERSLIDLKNEPNFYNVHYTPVFASSFEEQYYPSACLLMDAGVKILRRRDPPFHNLEIGKLFPKQKLFRKINDIKTCAIVSSAGSLSGAKLGRFIDSHDIVMRFNDAPTIGYEIDVGSKTTIRVLNSQVVTKPQFNFTHASIFQNVTIAAWDPGKYNTSLSEWSRTADYDLFTNYKLYRHSYPKSRAFLIDPHSVWRLWQSLQTFVGSRPIRRNPPSSGFIGLALLLPYCPHIDFIEYIPSTRLNGRCHYYSKEMNSACTFGAWHPLAAEKLMALDMNSADDISVYQHGILRIRRPDKLLCGFNFLGY, encoded by the exons ATGAACTTTGGTCAAATGGTTTTCAGAGTACCAGCTTTAATCATAacgtattttataatatttcaaatacaattgATTCGCGCTCAGCCTAGCCAACTGAAACGATTGTCCATTTTACCGTTCACCGAAATATTTGCTAGTCTACCGGAAGGAACAAAGCAAATTTCACTAAAAGCTTTCAACCAAAATGCAAGCACAAAAGTCAAAGCACCAAAAAGCTTTCCGCATTGTACGAAAAGCCAGCATTTATCAAGTCCATGGAAAAGCTCCGAGCTGAATCGGAACTCTGGCACAGTGGTTG CTCAACAGCGCAAACGTCGCAGTGTATTTCACATCCGTTGGAACCCTAATGAAAAATATGTGGTAGAGAGTCGTGAGAAACCAGCAATAAACTCTTCAAAACTTTCGCCACATCCACGCCTTAAGCTATCAAAAAATACTAAACTTACATTTAATCCGAAATTATTTATGTGCCATGATAAACATTTGGAGAAATGCCAGAATAAAACTGCGAACTTCCGTCAACACATAATTCACATTTTTGAAAGATCACTAATTGATCTAAAAAATGAGCCCAATTTCTACAACGTACACTACACACCTGTATTTGCAAGTAGTTTCGAAGAACAGTACTATCCATCAGCTTGCCTACTCATGGATGCTGGGGTTAAAATATTACGTCGAAGAGACCCTCCTTTTCACAACTTGGAAATCGGAAAGCTATTccctaaacaaaaattatttcgaaaaataaatgatattaaGACATGCGCAATTGTATCGAGTGCTGGATCGCTTTCCGGTGCAAAATTGGGAAGATTTATTg ATTCCCATGACATAGTGATGCGATTTAATGATGCCCCCACCATTGGATATGAAATAGACGTTGGTAGCAAAACTACAATTAGAGTATTAAACTCTCAG gtCGTTACTAAGCCTCAATTCAATTTTACACACGCATCTATATTTCAAAATGTTACAATTGCTGCCTGGGATCCGGGCAAGTATAACACCTCGTTAAGTGAATGGAGTAGAACTGCCGACTATGACTTATTTACCAACTACAAGTTATATCGACACAGCTATCCAAAGTCGAGAGCATTTCTTATTGACCCTCATTCGGTATGGCGTCTTTGGCAAAGTTTACAAACTTTTGTTGGAAGTCGCCCCATTCGTAGAAATCCACCAAGCTCAGGCTTCATAG GACTCGCTTTGTTATTGCCTTATTGTCCACATATAGATTTTATCGAATATATACCTTCAACTCGTCTAAATGGTCGATGTCACTACTATAGTAAAGAG ATGAATTCGGCTTGTACTTTCGGTGCATGGCATCCATTGGCTGCTGAAAAATTGATGGCTCTGGATATGAATTCAGCAGATGATATATCCGTTTACCAACATGGAATTTTACGCATTCGCCGACCAGATAAATTACTTTGcggatttaattttttgggataTTAA